A single window of Streptomyces sp. NBC_00464 DNA harbors:
- the glgX gene encoding glycogen debranching protein GlgX — protein sequence MQVWPGQAYPLGATYDGAGTNFAVFSEAAHRIELCLLHDDGSETAVELRETDAFVRHAYLPGVMPGQRYGFRVHGPYEPQRGARCNSAKLLLDPYARAVAGQIQWGEAVYGYPFGRPDARNDLDSAPHTMSSVVVNPYFDWGDDRRPRTDYHRTVIYEAHVKGLTMLHPGLPKELRGTYAGLAHPEVIAHLTELGVTAIELMPVHQFVQDHRLADAGLANYWGYNTIGFFAPHNSYASWGDRGEQVLEFKQAVRALHQAGIEVILDVVYNHTAEGNHLGPTLSFRGLDNASYYRLADDQRYYMDTTGTGNSLLMRSPHVLQLIMDSLRYWVTEMHVDGFRFDLAATLARQFHEVDRLSSFFDLVQQDPVVSQVKLIAEPWDVGEGGYQVGNFPPLWTEWNGKYRDTVRDLWRGEPRTLAEFAGRLTGSSDLYQDDGRRPLASINFTTCHDGFTLHDLVSYNDKHNEANGEGNRDGESHNRSWNCGVEGETDRPEVLNLRERQMRNFIATLMLSQGVPMLSHGDEFGRTQRGNNNGYCQDSELSWVHWPDPAGTAGDDDAEGDGQDGGDGLGSSLLEFTRAMVWLRRDHPVFRRRRFFHGRPVEGTHDELSDIAWFTPEGAEMTQRDWQAAHAKALTVFLNGHAISEPGPRGERISDDSFLLMFNASAETLEFAVPVNHGRQWLAVVDTARPDGVLTGAGPKVAAGDRVTLVGRSMVVLQRPA from the coding sequence ATGCAGGTCTGGCCGGGACAGGCGTACCCCCTCGGTGCCACGTACGACGGCGCCGGGACCAACTTCGCGGTCTTCTCGGAGGCTGCCCACCGAATCGAGTTGTGCCTGCTGCACGACGACGGTTCCGAGACGGCGGTGGAGCTGAGAGAGACCGACGCGTTCGTCCGCCACGCGTATCTGCCCGGGGTGATGCCCGGTCAGCGGTACGGATTCCGGGTGCACGGGCCGTACGAACCACAGCGGGGTGCCCGCTGCAACTCCGCCAAGCTGCTCCTCGATCCGTACGCACGGGCGGTCGCCGGGCAGATCCAGTGGGGCGAGGCCGTGTACGGCTATCCGTTCGGCCGGCCCGACGCGCGCAACGACCTCGACTCGGCGCCGCACACGATGTCCTCGGTCGTGGTCAACCCGTACTTCGACTGGGGCGACGACCGGCGGCCCCGTACGGACTACCACCGCACGGTGATCTACGAGGCCCATGTGAAGGGCCTGACGATGCTCCATCCGGGGCTGCCGAAGGAGTTGCGCGGTACGTACGCGGGGCTGGCCCATCCGGAGGTCATCGCGCATCTGACGGAGCTCGGCGTCACCGCGATCGAGTTAATGCCGGTGCACCAGTTCGTCCAGGACCACCGGCTGGCGGACGCGGGGCTCGCCAACTACTGGGGTTACAACACCATCGGCTTCTTCGCCCCGCACAACTCCTACGCCTCCTGGGGTGACCGGGGCGAGCAGGTGCTGGAGTTCAAGCAGGCCGTGCGCGCCCTGCACCAGGCCGGCATCGAGGTGATCCTCGACGTGGTCTACAACCACACGGCGGAGGGCAACCACCTGGGCCCGACGCTCTCCTTCCGGGGCCTGGACAACGCCTCGTACTACCGGCTCGCCGACGACCAGCGCTACTACATGGACACCACGGGGACCGGGAACTCCCTGCTGATGCGCTCCCCGCACGTGCTCCAGCTGATCATGGACTCGCTGCGCTACTGGGTGACCGAGATGCACGTGGACGGCTTCCGCTTCGATCTGGCGGCCACCCTGGCCCGGCAGTTCCACGAGGTGGACCGGCTGTCGTCGTTCTTCGACCTGGTGCAGCAGGACCCGGTGGTCAGCCAGGTGAAGCTGATCGCCGAGCCGTGGGACGTGGGCGAGGGCGGCTACCAGGTGGGCAACTTCCCTCCGCTGTGGACGGAGTGGAACGGCAAGTACCGCGACACGGTGCGGGACCTGTGGCGCGGCGAGCCCCGGACCCTGGCCGAGTTCGCCGGCCGGCTGACGGGCTCCTCCGACCTGTACCAGGACGACGGACGGCGGCCGCTCGCCTCGATCAACTTCACCACCTGCCACGACGGATTCACCCTGCACGACCTGGTCTCGTACAACGACAAGCACAACGAGGCCAACGGTGAGGGCAACCGGGACGGCGAGAGCCACAACCGGTCCTGGAACTGCGGTGTGGAGGGCGAGACGGACCGGCCCGAGGTACTGAACCTGCGCGAGCGGCAGATGCGGAACTTCATCGCCACGCTGATGCTGTCCCAGGGCGTGCCGATGCTGAGCCACGGCGACGAGTTCGGCCGGACGCAGCGGGGCAACAACAACGGCTACTGCCAGGACAGCGAACTGTCATGGGTGCACTGGCCCGACCCGGCCGGGACGGCGGGCGACGACGACGCGGAGGGCGACGGGCAGGACGGCGGTGACGGGCTCGGCAGCAGCCTGCTGGAGTTCACCCGGGCGATGGTGTGGCTGCGCCGCGACCATCCGGTCTTCCGGCGCCGGCGGTTCTTCCACGGGCGTCCCGTGGAGGGCACGCACGACGAACTCTCGGACATCGCCTGGTTCACGCCCGAGGGTGCGGAGATGACCCAGCGGGACTGGCAGGCGGCGCACGCCAAGGCGCTGACGGTCTTCCTGAACGGGCACGCCATCTCGGAGCCCGGCCCGCGCGGGGAGCGGATCTCCGACGACTCGTTCCTGCTGATGTTCAACGCGAGCGCCGAGACGCTGGAATTCGCCGTTCCGGTCAATCACGGCCGCCAGTGGCTGGCCGTGGTCGACACGGCCCGCCCGGACGGGGTGCTGACCGGGGCCGGGCCGAAGGTGGCGGCGGGCGATCGGGTGACGCTGGTGGGGCGGAGCATGGTGGTGCTTCAGCGGCCTGCATGA
- the treY gene encoding malto-oligosyltrehalose synthase has protein sequence MTPSATYRLQLQPEFPFSAAEDAVPYLASLGVSHLHLSPVLEAVPGSRHGYDVVDHSRVRAELGGEEGLRRLARTAREHGLGLVLDIVPNHMAADPRHNHALREVLREGPDSPYAHWFDIDWAAGDGRILLPVLAGRLGEEMDRLRVDGDVLRYGEQEFPLRAGTARLDLPELLDAQHYRLGWWRLARTELNYRRFFTISELIGVRVEDPEVFAASHAKILELVRDGVVDGLRIDHPDGLADPAGYLERLSVESGGVWTVVEKILTGPEPLPAGWAVAGTTGYDALHRIDGLFVDPVGAAELLDGYREYAAPAGDRGGYWTATVRRAAYRVVTHELAAETELLTRLASRICAEDPALRDHAPWALQTAVRELLVRVPVYRPYVTAGGPCTETAEATLDAVAVSDAKAGFAVREEASAVDVVRELALGRLGGGADRAAFCARFAQTASALRAKAVEDTAYYRYVPLISANEVGGDPGRPAVAPEEFHAFCARLARDWPATGTALTTHDTKRSADVRAGIAVLSQCPGRWSELVAELTRTAPAAPDPQLAWQAWQTAIGCVGFPPGERAGRLEPALLKAVRESGLFTSWTEPDPVYERVATDFVAAGPDAATGPVRALLERFAGTLAPHVRANALGSALVHLTMPGVPDLYQGTEREYLALVDPDNRRPFTRPADGAPADEKGALTEVALRLRRERPEVFGESGTYAPLTASGPAAAHCLAFCRSGEVVTAVTRLPLRLAESGGWRRTELALPDDGVWRDLLTPGRRFSGGTVAVAELFAERPVALLSRSGRV, from the coding sequence ATGACGCCTTCCGCCACGTACCGGCTCCAGCTCCAGCCGGAGTTCCCGTTCTCGGCCGCCGAGGACGCCGTGCCGTATCTCGCCTCGCTCGGCGTCTCCCATCTGCACCTGTCCCCGGTGCTCGAGGCCGTGCCCGGCTCACGGCACGGCTACGACGTCGTCGACCACAGCCGGGTGCGCGCCGAGCTGGGCGGCGAGGAGGGGCTGCGCCGGCTGGCCCGCACCGCCCGCGAGCACGGGCTCGGCCTCGTCCTGGACATCGTGCCGAACCACATGGCCGCCGACCCCCGGCACAACCACGCGCTGCGCGAGGTCCTGCGCGAGGGGCCGGACTCCCCCTACGCCCACTGGTTCGACATCGACTGGGCCGCGGGCGACGGCCGGATCCTGCTGCCCGTCCTCGCCGGACGGCTCGGCGAGGAGATGGACCGGCTGCGGGTCGACGGGGACGTGCTGCGCTACGGCGAGCAGGAGTTCCCGCTGCGGGCCGGCACCGCCCGCCTCGATCTGCCGGAGCTGCTGGACGCCCAGCACTACCGGCTCGGCTGGTGGCGGCTGGCCCGCACCGAGCTGAACTACCGGCGGTTCTTCACCATCTCGGAGCTGATCGGGGTGCGGGTGGAGGACCCCGAGGTGTTCGCCGCCTCCCACGCCAAGATCCTGGAGCTGGTACGGGACGGGGTCGTGGACGGTCTGCGGATCGACCACCCGGACGGGCTCGCCGATCCGGCCGGCTATCTGGAGCGGCTGTCCGTGGAGAGCGGCGGGGTGTGGACGGTGGTGGAGAAGATTCTCACCGGCCCCGAGCCGCTGCCGGCGGGCTGGGCCGTCGCCGGGACGACGGGGTACGACGCGTTGCACCGGATCGACGGCCTCTTCGTCGACCCGGTGGGCGCGGCCGAGCTGCTCGACGGCTACCGGGAGTACGCCGCCCCGGCCGGCGACCGGGGCGGCTACTGGACGGCGACCGTGCGCCGGGCCGCGTACCGGGTCGTCACCCATGAGCTGGCCGCGGAGACGGAGCTGCTGACCCGGCTCGCGTCGCGCATCTGCGCCGAGGACCCCGCGCTGCGCGACCACGCCCCCTGGGCGCTGCAGACCGCCGTGCGCGAGCTGCTGGTCCGGGTCCCGGTCTACCGCCCGTACGTGACGGCGGGCGGCCCCTGCACCGAGACGGCCGAGGCGACTCTCGACGCGGTCGCGGTGAGCGACGCGAAGGCCGGGTTCGCGGTACGGGAGGAGGCCTCGGCCGTCGACGTGGTGCGCGAGCTGGCCCTGGGGCGGCTCGGCGGGGGCGCCGACCGGGCGGCGTTCTGCGCACGGTTCGCCCAGACCGCGTCGGCGCTGCGGGCCAAGGCGGTCGAGGACACGGCGTACTACCGGTACGTGCCACTGATCTCGGCGAACGAGGTGGGCGGTGATCCAGGGAGGCCGGCGGTGGCACCGGAGGAGTTCCACGCCTTCTGTGCGCGGCTCGCACGCGACTGGCCCGCCACCGGAACGGCGCTGACGACGCATGACACCAAGCGCAGCGCCGACGTGCGGGCGGGCATCGCGGTGCTGTCGCAGTGCCCCGGTCGGTGGAGCGAGCTGGTCGCCGAGCTGACGCGGACGGCTCCCGCCGCCCCTGATCCGCAGCTCGCCTGGCAGGCGTGGCAGACCGCGATCGGCTGTGTGGGGTTCCCGCCCGGGGAGCGGGCCGGACGGCTGGAGCCGGCGCTACTGAAGGCGGTGCGCGAGTCGGGGCTGTTCACGAGCTGGACCGAACCCGATCCGGTGTACGAGCGGGTGGCAACGGACTTCGTGGCCGCCGGTCCGGACGCCGCCACCGGTCCGGTGCGGGCGCTCCTGGAACGCTTCGCGGGGACGCTGGCCCCGCACGTGCGGGCCAATGCGCTGGGCTCGGCTCTGGTGCACCTGACGATGCCGGGGGTGCCGGATCTGTACCAGGGCACGGAGCGGGAGTATCTGGCGCTGGTCGACCCGGACAACCGGCGGCCGTTCACGCGACCCGCCGACGGCGCGCCCGCCGACGAGAAGGGTGCGCTCACGGAGGTGGCGCTGCGGCTGCGCCGGGAGCGGCCCGAGGTGTTCGGCGAGTCGGGTACGTACGCCCCGCTGACCGCCTCCGGCCCGGCGGCGGCGCACTGCCTGGCCTTCTGCCGTTCCGGCGAGGTGGTCACCGCGGTGACCCGGCTGCCACTGCGGCTGGCGGAGTCGGGCGGCTGGCGCCGGACGGAGCTGGCGCTGCCGGACGACGGGGTGTGGCGCGATCTGCTGACGCCGGGCCGGAGGTTCTCGGGCGGCACGGTCGCGGTGGCGGAGCTGTTCGCCGAGCGGCCGGTCGCGCTGCTCAGCAGGAGCGGTCGCGTCTAG
- a CDS encoding 3'-5' exonuclease: MSWHRQALVGFDLETTGTEPLEARIVTAAVVRVDGSDGDPVSRRAWLADPGIRIPAQASAIHGISSERAAAEGRPVREVADEIADTLTGYWRRGVPVVAYNAAFDLTLLTAELHRHGLPSLSDRLDGAGIGPVIDPYTIDRAVDRYRKGKRNLEAVCVEYGVVHGGAHDAGADALAAVRVAYAIAARHGSVAALSAPELHERQITWYAEWAADFQQFLRRKGTADAVIDSRWPVREPVLEVRSSPSGG; this comes from the coding sequence ATGAGCTGGCACCGGCAGGCGCTGGTCGGATTCGACCTGGAGACGACGGGCACGGAGCCGCTGGAGGCCCGGATCGTGACGGCCGCGGTCGTGCGTGTCGACGGCAGCGACGGCGATCCGGTGAGCCGGCGCGCCTGGCTGGCCGATCCGGGGATCCGGATCCCGGCGCAGGCGTCCGCGATCCACGGCATCAGCAGCGAGCGGGCGGCGGCGGAGGGCCGGCCGGTGCGCGAGGTGGCCGACGAGATCGCCGACACCCTGACCGGGTACTGGCGACGCGGCGTCCCGGTGGTCGCGTACAACGCGGCTTTCGACCTGACGCTGCTCACGGCCGAGTTGCACCGCCACGGCCTGCCCTCGCTGAGTGACCGGCTCGACGGCGCGGGGATCGGGCCGGTGATCGACCCGTACACGATCGACCGGGCCGTCGACCGCTACCGCAAGGGCAAGCGCAACCTCGAAGCGGTCTGCGTCGAGTACGGCGTGGTCCACGGGGGAGCGCACGACGCGGGGGCGGACGCGCTGGCGGCGGTGCGGGTGGCGTACGCGATAGCCGCCCGGCACGGCTCGGTGGCCGCACTGTCCGCGCCGGAGCTGCACGAGCGCCAGATCACCTGGTATGCGGAGTGGGCCGCCGACTTCCAGCAGTTCCTGCGCCGCAAGGGCACGGCGGACGCGGTCATCGACAGCCGCTGGCCGGTGCGGGAGCCGGTGCTCGAGGTGCGGTCGAGTCCGTCCGGCGGCTAA
- a CDS encoding GNAT family N-acetyltransferase, translated as MTDLVIRALSQSDASLFDSLQDASLVGRAAFGHRYTTVGDGGEYRPEWTWIALRDDIVVARAAWWAGPDDTEPVLLNWFDFADGEDEAGAELLRRSPLRTEYELGLPANWREVPEVRAAAEARIAAATAAGMKPLVERYQYRWTPDCGLPERPGRLAFRPEPDDAAILGLLRRIHSVTLDAHARRAIEGPGGLEAAAQEELDFFHWCPSPREWWQVAYTPDGEPAGLHIPAHNPSGPCIGFIGVVPEARGHGYGYDLLVECTHFLAARGAEFIAGATDRGNVPMAAAFARAGHPVTQERIHLV; from the coding sequence ATGACCGATCTGGTCATTCGCGCGCTCTCGCAGAGCGACGCCTCTCTCTTCGACTCCCTGCAGGACGCCTCACTCGTCGGCCGTGCCGCTTTCGGGCACCGCTACACCACGGTGGGCGACGGCGGGGAGTACCGCCCCGAGTGGACCTGGATCGCCCTGCGCGACGACATTGTCGTCGCGAGGGCCGCCTGGTGGGCCGGTCCCGATGACACCGAGCCCGTGCTGCTCAACTGGTTCGACTTCGCCGACGGCGAGGACGAGGCGGGCGCGGAGCTGCTGCGCCGCTCGCCGCTGCGCACCGAGTACGAACTGGGCCTTCCCGCGAACTGGCGCGAGGTCCCCGAGGTCCGGGCGGCCGCCGAGGCCCGGATCGCCGCCGCCACGGCGGCCGGTATGAAGCCGCTCGTCGAGCGGTACCAGTACAGGTGGACGCCGGACTGCGGTCTCCCCGAACGGCCCGGCCGGCTGGCCTTCCGTCCGGAGCCCGACGACGCGGCGATCCTCGGCCTGCTGCGCCGGATCCACTCCGTCACGCTCGACGCGCACGCCCGGCGGGCGATCGAGGGGCCCGGCGGACTGGAGGCCGCGGCCCAGGAGGAGCTCGACTTCTTCCACTGGTGCCCCTCGCCGAGGGAGTGGTGGCAGGTGGCGTACACGCCGGACGGTGAGCCGGCCGGTCTCCACATACCCGCGCACAACCCGTCGGGGCCGTGCATCGGCTTCATCGGGGTCGTGCCCGAGGCCCGCGGTCATGGCTACGGCTACGACCTGCTCGTGGAGTGCACGCACTTCCTGGCCGCCCGGGGAGCCGAGTTCATCGCGGGTGCGACCGACCGGGGGAACGTACCGATGGCGGCCGCCTTCGCGAGGGCCGGGCATCCGGTGACGCAGGAACGGATCCACCTGGTCTAG
- a CDS encoding GNAT family N-acetyltransferase, with translation MLDAPLEPTVRPISGPEELDLFCRLSYVLDHELADDLASGRRRPDWMWVALRGDRVLARIAWWSKDGKEPLLLDFFDLDDTLPEPERGEVGLRLLEAATAAVVPAGAPRPEYGRYIPPDWREDPAARDVVEARIRVMERTGARMLVERLRLEWRAGTPVPADSGRLRFRPVAGREDLLALMAPVMEGTLDAHGQQDLASGLSAREAAEKQYDEELANYSTPQEWWRVAELPDGEPVGFVIPARNSYNPIIAYIGVLPAQRGHGYIDELLAEGTRVLAGQDGVERIRAATDLGNVPMAKSFARLGYVNFERAFDMVWDD, from the coding sequence GTGCTCGACGCACCACTCGAACCGACCGTCCGTCCGATCAGCGGCCCGGAGGAGCTGGATCTGTTCTGCCGGCTGTCCTACGTCCTCGACCACGAACTCGCGGACGACCTCGCATCGGGCCGGCGCCGCCCGGACTGGATGTGGGTGGCCCTGCGGGGTGACCGGGTGCTGGCGCGGATCGCCTGGTGGAGCAAGGACGGCAAGGAGCCGCTCCTCCTCGACTTCTTCGACCTGGACGACACGCTGCCCGAGCCCGAGCGCGGGGAGGTCGGGCTGCGGCTGCTGGAGGCGGCGACCGCGGCCGTCGTTCCGGCCGGCGCACCGCGTCCCGAGTACGGGCGCTACATACCGCCGGACTGGCGCGAGGACCCGGCGGCCCGTGACGTCGTCGAGGCGCGCATCCGGGTCATGGAACGCACCGGTGCCCGGATGCTCGTGGAGCGGCTGCGCCTGGAGTGGCGTGCGGGCACCCCCGTGCCGGCCGACAGCGGCCGGCTGCGGTTCCGCCCGGTCGCCGGGCGCGAGGATCTCCTCGCGCTGATGGCGCCGGTGATGGAGGGCACTCTCGACGCCCACGGACAGCAGGACCTGGCGTCCGGCCTGTCGGCGCGCGAGGCCGCGGAGAAGCAGTACGACGAGGAGCTCGCCAACTACTCGACCCCGCAGGAGTGGTGGCGCGTCGCCGAGCTTCCGGACGGTGAACCGGTCGGCTTCGTGATCCCGGCCCGCAACAGCTACAACCCGATCATCGCGTACATCGGCGTGCTGCCCGCTCAGCGCGGTCACGGCTACATCGACGAACTCCTCGCCGAGGGCACCCGGGTGCTCGCCGGGCAGGACGGCGTGGAGCGCATCCGGGCCGCGACGGACCTGGGCAACGTGCCGATGGCGAAGTCCTTCGCGCGGCTGGGCTACGTCAACTTCGAGCGCGCCTTCGACATGGTGTGGGACGACTGA
- a CDS encoding DUF1707 and FHA domain-containing protein: MTSSFESHTYPARLSDAQRDRVLGVLREGAAQGKLSHDTFMRRMELALIASRSDQLEALTADLESGGRWSRQLFRAVSGVSGFPERVRRAWRAERLPKLLLPAPSPYPLLIGRDPGNGLRLSHETVSRMHAELTAHSGRWVLRDLGSTNGTCVNGQRVTGTVPVREGDQVSFGRMTFRLSAPPLRPPA, translated from the coding sequence GTGACGTCCTCCTTCGAGTCCCACACGTATCCCGCGCGGCTGTCCGACGCCCAGCGCGACCGTGTTCTCGGTGTGCTCAGAGAGGGTGCGGCGCAGGGCAAGCTCTCCCACGACACCTTCATGCGGCGCATGGAACTGGCCCTGATCGCCAGCCGTTCCGACCAACTGGAGGCGCTCACCGCCGACCTGGAGAGTGGCGGCCGCTGGTCGCGGCAGCTCTTCCGGGCCGTGAGCGGGGTCTCCGGCTTTCCCGAGCGGGTCCGCAGGGCATGGCGGGCCGAGCGGCTGCCCAAACTGCTGCTGCCGGCGCCGAGTCCGTACCCCCTGCTCATCGGCCGCGACCCGGGCAACGGACTCCGGCTCAGCCACGAGACGGTGTCCCGGATGCACGCCGAACTCACCGCGCACAGCGGCCGGTGGGTGCTGCGCGACCTCGGCTCGACCAACGGCACCTGTGTCAACGGGCAGCGCGTCACGGGGACGGTGCCGGTGCGCGAGGGGGACCAGGTGAGCTTCGGCAGGATGACCTTCCGGCTCTCGGCGCCCCCGCTCCGGCCGCCGGCGTAG
- a CDS encoding class I SAM-dependent methyltransferase, whose translation MLQNEIWDDQAAQSYDTPGTGMFASEVLEPTVDRLVELAAGGRALEFAIGTGRVAVPLAERGVPVSGIELSKPMVDELRNKADEAAMPVVVGDMVTARVPGEFQLVYLVYNGISVLLTQAEQVACFRNAARHLAPGGRFVIELWVPELRKLPPGQQAVVFGSAPGYVGLDTYDVLRQQVVSHHFGFDAEGGREARLFRSPHRYIWPAELDLMAELAGMTLESRHADWTGEEFTAESRSHVSVYRTAERP comes from the coding sequence ATGCTGCAGAACGAGATTTGGGACGACCAGGCCGCCCAGAGCTATGACACCCCTGGAACCGGCATGTTCGCCTCGGAGGTGCTGGAGCCGACGGTGGACCGCCTGGTGGAGCTCGCCGCGGGCGGGCGGGCCCTGGAGTTCGCCATCGGGACCGGACGGGTGGCAGTGCCGCTCGCGGAGCGCGGAGTCCCGGTCAGCGGCATCGAGCTGTCGAAGCCGATGGTCGATGAACTCCGTAACAAGGCGGACGAGGCGGCCATGCCCGTCGTCGTCGGCGACATGGTCACCGCGCGAGTGCCGGGCGAGTTCCAGCTCGTCTACCTCGTCTACAACGGCATCTCGGTCCTGCTCACGCAGGCCGAACAGGTCGCCTGTTTCCGGAACGCCGCACGCCACCTCGCGCCGGGCGGGCGGTTCGTCATCGAGCTGTGGGTCCCCGAGCTTCGCAAGCTGCCGCCGGGTCAGCAGGCCGTGGTCTTCGGGTCGGCGCCGGGCTATGTCGGGCTCGACACCTACGACGTCCTGCGCCAGCAGGTCGTCTCGCACCACTTCGGGTTCGACGCCGAGGGCGGCCGCGAGGCCCGGCTGTTTCGCAGCCCGCACCGGTACATCTGGCCGGCCGAACTCGACCTGATGGCCGAGCTGGCCGGGATGACGCTGGAGTCCAGGCATGCCGACTGGACGGGCGAGGAATTCACCGCGGAGTCGCGCTCCCATGTCTCCGTCTACCGGACGGCCGAAAGGCCGTAG
- a CDS encoding cytochrome P450, with amino-acid sequence MQADAPGDIPAPTSSPERRTVRHPSTRPRRAGSGPSLLAPGAAHDPYWLYRVLREEYPLSYDAPLGAWLVSRYDDVATALTDPRFAGFPHDGAPRGGPAPLGLCHGNARCLPRDRYAVAAGTVPGHLAERVERTAYVLARRIAGRPQADLVEEFCRWLPSGAGPDSGPASDAAPCTRHTGLRETALASLLANLLDDPDLLAALRIEPALTGRAWTETLRRDPPVQIVLRRTVAEVTLSGGTLPARAPVACLIGSAGRDPERFAAPDVFDPFRRDQDRGTPGPADCPAVLLGRLEAEQGLRALLDAMPTLRWAQGFRPAATGLLTRGPRSLLVRP; translated from the coding sequence ATGCAGGCAGACGCGCCCGGAGACATACCGGCCCCGACGTCCTCGCCCGAACGCCGCACCGTCCGGCACCCGTCCACACGGCCGCGCCGCGCCGGCAGCGGCCCCAGCCTCCTCGCACCGGGCGCGGCCCACGACCCGTACTGGCTCTACCGAGTGCTCCGCGAGGAGTACCCGCTCAGCTACGACGCGCCGCTGGGCGCCTGGCTCGTCAGCCGGTACGACGACGTGGCCACCGCCCTCACCGATCCGAGGTTCGCGGGCTTCCCGCACGACGGAGCGCCTCGCGGAGGGCCCGCCCCGCTCGGGCTCTGCCACGGCAACGCCCGCTGCCTGCCCCGCGACCGGTACGCGGTGGCGGCCGGCACCGTACCCGGGCATCTCGCGGAGCGCGTCGAGCGGACCGCCTACGTCCTGGCCCGGCGCATCGCCGGACGCCCGCAGGCCGATCTCGTCGAGGAGTTCTGCCGCTGGCTGCCCTCCGGAGCCGGCCCGGACTCCGGCCCGGCCTCCGACGCCGCCCCCTGCACCCGGCACACCGGACTGCGGGAGACCGCTCTCGCCTCGCTCCTCGCCAATCTGCTGGACGACCCCGACCTGCTGGCCGCCCTGCGCATCGAACCCGCGCTCACCGGCCGGGCCTGGACCGAGACGCTGCGCCGCGACCCGCCCGTCCAGATCGTGCTGCGCCGCACCGTCGCCGAGGTCACCCTCAGCGGCGGCACCCTGCCCGCCCGCGCGCCCGTCGCCTGCCTGATCGGCTCGGCGGGCCGTGACCCGGAACGGTTCGCCGCACCGGATGTCTTCGACCCCTTCCGCCGCGACCAGGACCGCGGCACGCCCGGCCCCGCGGACTGCCCCGCCGTGCTGCTCGGCCGGCTGGAAGCCGAACAGGGCCTGCGCGCCCTGCTCGACGCGATGCCCACCCTGCGCTGGGCGCAGGGATTCCGCCCGGCCGCCACCGGCCTGCTCACACGGGGCCCGCGGTCCCTTCTCGTCCGGCCGTAG
- a CDS encoding SAV2148 family HEPN domain-containing protein, translated as MSSGGFELPPGDTGHEGDLADVPPGAVSLAQPLEIGAELDWGADAWGEVRTRAQRAGRAYIWLNLVEQRLRAVVSAVLRPIYEPVHGEDWVVAAAGPAGQEWVQRAVAVREVSRRKGYLLDPADDNVLSFLTLPQLRELMVQHWPCFEPYFDDRRDVELALDELEVARNVVSRNRALNEAVLAQAERASARLLEILGSGAAVPSADRLPVDAVEELVGDRYADVVSVHPDRVRLQRQLPAEDLFGGSRRLDAIGIGLNLLVQNFSGRRLIRLAESGCRVRLLFINPASSAVKRRERELGLKKGELSRSVEMNILHMRRVRSKLRDPGAFEIHVFDETPRFTAYLVDGDGANAVGVVQTYLRRARGMEAPVLVLRGGGRAVVRAGQDSEHGLFETYREEFESVWTDSRPVS; from the coding sequence GTGAGCTCGGGAGGGTTCGAGCTGCCCCCAGGTGACACGGGTCACGAGGGGGATCTGGCCGACGTCCCGCCCGGGGCGGTCTCGCTGGCGCAGCCCCTGGAGATCGGTGCGGAGCTGGACTGGGGCGCGGACGCCTGGGGCGAGGTGCGTACCCGTGCCCAGCGGGCCGGGCGCGCCTATATCTGGCTGAATCTCGTGGAGCAGCGGCTGCGCGCCGTCGTCTCGGCGGTGCTCCGGCCCATCTACGAACCGGTCCACGGCGAGGACTGGGTGGTGGCCGCGGCGGGACCCGCCGGCCAGGAGTGGGTGCAGCGGGCCGTCGCGGTGCGCGAGGTCTCCCGCCGCAAGGGCTATCTGCTCGACCCGGCCGACGACAACGTCCTGAGTTTCCTCACGCTGCCGCAGCTGCGTGAGCTGATGGTCCAGCACTGGCCCTGCTTCGAGCCCTACTTCGACGACCGCCGCGACGTCGAGCTGGCGCTGGACGAGCTGGAGGTCGCCCGCAACGTGGTCTCCCGCAACCGCGCCCTCAACGAGGCGGTGCTGGCCCAGGCCGAGCGGGCCTCCGCCCGGCTGCTGGAGATCCTCGGCAGCGGCGCGGCCGTCCCGTCCGCCGACCGGCTCCCGGTCGACGCCGTGGAGGAGCTCGTCGGCGACCGTTACGCGGACGTGGTCTCCGTCCACCCCGACCGGGTGCGGCTCCAGCGCCAGCTGCCCGCCGAGGACCTCTTCGGCGGTTCGCGGCGGCTGGACGCGATCGGGATAGGGCTCAATCTGCTGGTGCAGAACTTCTCCGGGCGCCGGCTGATCCGGCTCGCCGAGTCGGGCTGCCGGGTCCGGCTGCTCTTCATCAACCCGGCCAGCAGCGCGGTCAAGCGCCGGGAACGGGAGCTCGGCCTCAAGAAGGGCGAGCTGAGCCGCTCGGTGGAGATGAACATCCTCCACATGCGCCGGGTCCGCTCCAAGCTCCGCGATCCGGGCGCCTTCGAGATCCATGTCTTCGACGAGACGCCGCGCTTCACGGCCTACCTGGTGGACGGCGACGGCGCCAACGCCGTGGGGGTCGTCCAGACCTATCTGCGCCGGGCGCGCGGCATGGAGGCTCCGGTGCTGGTCCTGCGGGGCGGCGGACGGGCGGTGGTCCGGGCCGGCCAGGACAGCGAGCACGGGCTGTTCGAGACGTACCGCGAGGAGTTCGAATCCGTGTGGACGGACTCCCGGCCGGTCTCCTGA